ACCGGCACGAGCATTACCAGTACCTTTTTGAGCCCATGGTTTTTTACCGCCACCGCTAACTTCACTTCTTGTTTTAGCACTTTGAGTACCAGCACGAGCTGCAGCTAGTTGTGCGAGAACCACTTGGTTCAATAAAGAAATATTTGGTTCCTTATTAAAGAACTCTTCAGGTAGTTCGAATTTAGCTCCGTCTTTACCTGCTGATGTTTTCATTGTTATATTCATTTGGACACCTTCTTAAGTGGTGCTTTAACAGCGCTGCGAATAAATACAACAGCACCTTTTGATCCAGGAACAGATCCTTTTATAAGCAGTACATTACGTTCTGCATCTGCACCAACAATTTTTAGATTTTGTGTAGTAATTTTGACTTGACCCATGTGTCCAGCCATTCTCTTACCTTTAAAAACACGACCTGGTGTTGCACATGCTCCAATAGAACCTGGTGCTCGGTGATGTTTGTGATTACCGTGAGATGCGCCTTGACCCTTAAAGTTGTGACGTTTCATACCACCAGCAAAACCATGACCTTTAGAAATTGCACTTACGTCAATTGTTTCGCCAGCTTCAAATTGTTCAACTGAAATAGACTGACCTAATTCATATTCTGAAATATCGCCAACACGAATTTCAACAAGTTTTCTTGCTGATTCAATTCCTGCAGCTTTAAGATGACCTTTTTCGCCACCAGAAATATTCTTTTCTTTTTTCGATCCCATTGCTAATTGAATCGCACTATAGCCGTCGCGTTCATTAGTTTTGATTTGCGAAATATGACAGGGATCACATTTGATAACAGTTACCGGAATAACTTTATTGTTTTCGTCCCAGAGTTGAGTCATTCCGACTTTTACTCCAAGCATGCCTTTTGAGTTCATGACATTGGCTCGTTTCTTTGTTGTTTAGCCCAGTGGGCGTATTACGGGCTTATCTTTATCTGGATTTTGCCAGATAATTCTTGTTGTGTACCGACTTTCGTTGGGCACACTAACGCTCCGATAGCGGACTGTTTACACTTTTAAATTCAAGTGCAACTTATGCTCGGAGCGAAGTTAGTTTTGTTGTACGGTTCCAATTTCTGGTTATTTCCAGTGGCCTTTACAAACTTCGTTTAATTTTTATTGTGTAATCATTTCTGATTTATACAAGGAGATATATATTAGGCTAAATGAAGGACATTTGGCTAATTGAAGAATATATTAATCATATTATATAAATATCGATTAAATTTTGCGTTCGAATTCAATATGGATCACAAATCATTATTTATTAACTTAAAAATAAGAAGTACCATTTCAAGTTCCTATAAGCGAATCTCCTGATATTGATAATACGCAATGATCAGAATACCAAGTTGTTGAATTATCGACAGAATATCCAGTATTTATATCTTTATATTGTTAGAGGCACGTCT
This genomic window from Acidimicrobiia bacterium contains:
- the rplC gene encoding 50S ribosomal protein L3, which translates into the protein MNSKGMLGVKVGMTQLWDENNKVIPVTVIKCDPCHISQIKTNERDGYSAIQLAMGSKKEKNISGGEKGHLKAAGIESARKLVEIRVGDISEYELGQSISVEQFEAGETIDVSAISKGHGFAGGMKRHNFKGQGASHGNHKHHRAPGSIGACATPGRVFKGKRMAGHMGQVKITTQNLKIVGADAERNVLLIKGSVPGSKGAVVFIRSAVKAPLKKVSK